A window from Eubalaena glacialis isolate mEubGla1 chromosome 1, mEubGla1.1.hap2.+ XY, whole genome shotgun sequence encodes these proteins:
- the CUZD1 gene encoding LOW QUALITY PROTEIN: CUB and zona pellucida-like domain-containing protein 1 (The sequence of the model RefSeq protein was modified relative to this genomic sequence to represent the inferred CDS: inserted 7 bases in 4 codons; deleted 1 base in 1 codon; substituted 3 bases at 3 genomic stop codons): MGDEGGSREGLRWLVSVNTNTCGAKAGEIPRRSLATVLVLVSSVAKSSGFVCRASHKSLQTMIVIEFPAPIFWNLSYLRGKVLLNVREATQTSCGPNTWEPFVPPNIKSWLWCSQKQHSRPCLQLAQGPALMGTLHPILPGSVPQAATLFLGLRTALSSSFGKPMLESPYMWVXTKLFVQVSLCTSDQNLVVFQDTCSTTPXTDFASPTCDLSKSGCNXDETCKVYPLPRHCARFQFNSFEFLRCLGSVYLECKVSXSGSSNQSRCHQTFSEXKRDISSYKWKTNSVIGCIHLKRDXRASENSEFQYQTHXETQIQPFNNLHLFSFMVLVLNIVIVATILARHFVSQRTDYKVQKLQDY, translated from the exons ATGGGTGATGAAGGAGGTAGCAGGGAAGGACTCAGGTGGCTGGTGTCAGTAAATACAAATACCTGTGGGGCAAAAGCTGGTGAAATCCCCAGGCGGTCTTTGGCAACTGTGCTGGTGTTAGTTTCTTCAGTGGCAAAATCTTCTGGATTTGTCTGCAGAGCAAGTCACAAGTCACTACAAACCATGATTGTTATTG agtTCCCTGCTCCCATTTTCTGGAATCTTTCATATTTGAGAGGCAAAGTACTCCTGAACGTCAGAGAAGCTACACAGACAAGTTGTGGCCCGAACACTTGGGAGCCATTTGTTCCTCCAAATATAAAGTCCTGGCTGTGGTGCAGCCAGAAACAACACAGCCGTCCATGTCTTCAATTAGCACAGGGCCCGGCTCTCATGGGGACACTGCATCCCATTCTGCCTGGCTCAGTTCCTCAGGCTGCAACGCTGTTTCTTGGGCTGAGGACGGCACTG tccagttcatttgGAAAGCCTATGCTGGAGTCACCATATATGTGGGTTTGAACCAAACTTTTTGTTCAAGTAAGTCTATGCACCTCAGATCAAAATTTGGTGGTATTCCAGGATACCTGCAGCACCACTCC GACTGACTTTGCATCTCCAACCTGTGACCTCAGCAAGAGTGGATGTAATTGAGATGAGACTTGTAAGGTGTATCCCTTACCTCGACACTGTGCAAGATTCCAGTTTAACTCCTTTGAATTCTTGAGGTGTCTGGGCTCCGTGTATCTCGAGTGTAAGGTTTC TAGTGGTAGTAGTAATCAGTCTCGCTGCCACCAGACTTTTTCTG GGAAAAGAGACATTTCTTCATACAAATGGAAGACTAATTCTGTCATAGGATGCATTCATCTGAAAAGGGATTGACGGGCAAGTGAAAATTCAGAATTTCAGTATCAAACGCA TGAAACTCAGATTCAGCCTTTTAACAATCTGCATCTGTTTTCATTCATGGTCCTTGTTCTGAATATTGTGATTGTGGCTACAATTCTAGCAAGGCAT TTTGTGAGTCAGAGAACAGACTACAAAGTCCAGAAACTGCAGGACTATTAA